GGGGCATGAAGCGCAGGTAGTCGGCCTGCTCGCCGATCTGGGCGATCAGCGAGAGCGCCACGCCGGTGCCGAGACCGAAGCCCAGCAGGGTGAAGCCCGAGCCGACACCGGCCGTGCCGCCGAAGTGGGTGAAGGCCCCGAAGGTGCTCGGGGAGTGCACGGCCAGGATGACGAACGGTCCGACCAGGCCCACCAGCCACAGCGGTTGGGTCCACGCCTGGAGCTTGGCGATCCAGGTCATACCCCTGAACACCACCGGAATGACGATCAGCGTGGTGATCAGATAGCCGAGCGGGAGTGGGATGTGCAGGACCTCGTGGAAGGCCTGCGCCATGATCGAGCCCTCGAGGGCGAAGAAGATGAAGGTGAAGCTCGCGTAGACGAGCGAGGTGAGGGTGGAGCCGAAGTAGCCGAACCCGGAGCCGCGGGTCAGCAGATCCATGTCCACGCCGTTGGCCGCGCAGGCCCGTGCGATCGGGATGCCGGTCAGGAAGATCACCACCGCGGCGGCCAGGATCGCGGCGAGCGCGTTGGTGAACCCGTACGACATCACGATCCCGGCGCCGATCGCGTAGTCCGCGAGGTAGGCGATGCCGCCGAGCGCGGTCGAGGCGACGGACAGCGGGGACCACCGGCGGAACGAGTGCGGCGCGTACCTCAGCGAGTAGTCCTCCAGGCTCTCGTCGGCGGCCGACTTGGCGTACGAGCGACGTGGCGCGACGGAGGGGCTCGGCGCCGTACCGGGCGTGGGCGGACTGGTGGTGTCGGTCATCACCGCTCCTACGGATCGAGGCGTGTGAGCGGTGACGCTAGGCAGGGCGTGTGAAGTACGCGGTGCCCGGACCGTTACGGCGCGGTAACCGGCCGTCACATGGACGGTCGGCCCAAAACGGTCGCGGACAACGCCGCGATGCTGCGCTCCGCCGAGCGCAACGGCTTCGTCCGCGAGGGCGTGCCGCGCTCCTCGGCGTGGGTGATGGGCGAGTTCCTGGACGAGGTGCTGCTCGGGCTCCTCGTCCAGGACCGGACGTCGGCCCCGGTGGTCTGGCCCCCGCCCGGGGCCGCGCGCCCGGCGTCGCGCCCGGGGCCGCCCGCCCGGCGCCCGGCCCGCCGTCCCGTCCGCCGTCCTGCCAGGCGTCGCGGCCGGACGAGGACGGCGGCGAGGTGGCGGTCAGAACGGCTGGTGCTCCGCCGCCGGGGGTGCCGAGCCCGGCTCGCGCCCCTTGCCCGGCGCGCCCGCGAAGGCCTGCGCGATCGGCAGCCAGGCGAGCGCCGACGGGCCCGAGGCCACCAGCGCGACATCGTCCCGGTGGCGCCGCTGGGTGACCAGCTGGCAGAAGTCCAGCGCCGGTCCGGTGATCCGGTCGGGCGCGTCCTCGGGGCCCCAGGCCCAGAGCTCCCCGTCCGGTCCGGTCAGCTCCACCCGGATCGGTGTCTGCGGCGCCGGCAGCCCGTGCAGGCCGAAGGCGAATCCCATGGTGCGCACGCCCAGGTGGGCCACGTGGCGCAGGCGCGCCGTCGGGGCACGGGTCGCACCCAGGGCGTCGGCCACGTCCTGCCCGTGCGCCCAGGTCTCCATCAGCCGGGCCGTGGCCAGTGAGGCGGGCTTCATCGGCGGCCCGAACCAGGGCAGCCGGACGTCCGACGGCGCGGCCTCCAGAGCGGCCAGCAGCTGATCGCGCCCGGTCCGCCAGCGTGAGAGCAGTTCGTCCGGAGCCAGGGCGGCTCCGGCGGCGGCTCCCTCCTCCACCGGGTCGGTGCCGGGGGAGAAGGACCGTTCGACCACCGAGGTGAAGTCCTCCGGCTCCCGGGCGGACAGCGCCGCCCAGTCGTCGGTCCAGGCCAGGTGGGCGATCTGGTGGGCGATCGTCCAGCCCTCGGCCGGTGTGGGCCGGGCCCAGTCGGCCGGGTCGAGCCGGGCCACCAGCGCGTCCAGCTCGGTGTTCTCGGCCCGTAGGTCGGCCAGCAGGCCGTCCAGGGTGGTGGTCATCGTCGTCTCCCGCTCGTTCACCAGGTACTGCCGGGAATTGCCGGGTGCGCCGGGGCCGCGTCCGGAGCCTCGGACCCGGCGCCGGCCCGCCGTCGCCACCGGGTCACCGATGGGGACCGTGCGCGGGGCCACGGACGGAAGCCCATGGACGAACACCCCGGACGCAGACTACGGGCGCCGACCGGGGGTTCGGGCACGAACGCGGAACAGGCCGGCAACACGTGCGGCACGGACCTCGCCGACGGCCCCCGCTCATGTGACAATCGCGCGATGAGATGGGCTGCGGACACCCCCACCCGGGCGGCCGGCGGCGCCGACACCCGGGCCGCCGAACTGGTCAGGGCCGCCGTGCTGGCCGACCTCGCCCGCCGCGTGGTCGCGGACTGCGGCGCCGACGTCGGGCTCGTCGGCGTCCCCGATCCGGGCCACCGGTCCGGCCCCGCCGGTCGAAGAACCGCCGGAGCCGCCGGCGAGGGCCCGGCGGGGATGGTGCTGCGGCACTGGGCCGGCACCCGGGCGGCCCTGCTGCACGACCTGGCGGTCCCGAGCGGGTCGGGCCTGGGCGGGAAGGCACTGGCCGAGCGCGCCCCGACCTGGGTGTCCGACTACCGGGCCGCCACCACCATCTCGCACGACCACGACGCGGCCGTGAGCGCCGAGGACCTCTACGCGATGCTCACCGTGCCGCTGCTGCACGACGGCATCGTGCACGGCGTGGTGTACGCCTCGCTGCGTACCGTCGTCCCGTTCGGCGACGTGCGCATCCGCAAGGTCACCGAACTCGCCGCGACCGCCACCCGCGCCCTCGCCAGGGCCGCCGCCTGGACGGCTCCGGCGGTGGCGGGCCCTGTCCTCCAGGGCGTCGCCGCTCTGACCCCGCGTGAGCACGAGGTGCTCCGCTGGGTGGCGACCGGCCGTACCAACCCGGAGATCGCCGCCCAGCTCGGCCTCACCTGCAACACGGTGACCGGCTACCTGAAGAGCGCGATGCACAAGCTCGGCGTCCGCAACCGGGTGGAACTCGCCCTGATCGCCAGGGAGTCCGGGCTGACCGACTGACCGGCTGACCGGTCGGGCGGCCGGGCGGCCGGGCGAAGGGTGCTCCGGGGTCGGTCGCCCGTCCACGCGGGCCCGTCCACGCGGGCCCGGGCGTGGGGTGACCTGCACGCGTTTCGTCCGGGTTCAGTTCACTCCGCGCTCGCGGCCCGTCCAGTACGGCTCGCGGAGCCGGAACTTCTGCAGCTTCCCGGTCGTGGTCCGCGCCAGCACGTCCCGGAACTCCACCGAGGTGGGGGACTTGTAGCCGGCCAGTCGCTGCTTGCAGTGCGCGATGAGGTCCGCCTCGCTCGCGGTGCGCCCCGGCTTGAGGACCACCAGTGCCTTGACCGTCTCGCCCCACTTCTCGTCGGGTACGCCGATCACCGCGACCTCGGCGACGGCCGGGTGGTCGTAGAGGCAGTCCTCCACCTCGATCGAGGAGACGTTCTCGCCGCCGCTGATGATGACGTCCTTCTTCCGGTCGGAGATGGTGAGGTAGCCCTCCGTCAGGGTGCCGCCGTCACCGGTGCGGAACCAGCCGTCCCGGATCGCCTCGGCGGTCTCCTTCGGCTGCCGCCAGTAGCCCTCCAGCACGGTGTTGGAGCGCAGCAGCACCTCGCCCCCGTCGTCCACCCGTACCTGGCTGCCCAGGGCCGGCGCTCCCGCCTGGACCAGCTTCTCGGCGCGCTCGGCGGCCGGCAGCTCGTCCCACTCGGCACGGGTGCGGTTGACCGTCGCGAGCGGAGAGGTCTCGGTCAGGCCGTAGATCTGCATGAACTCCCAACCGAGTTCGGCCTCGATGCGCTGCACCACCGAGGTGGGCGGCGGCGCGCCGGCCACGATGATCCGCACCCGGTCCCGGCCGGGGATCGGGCCGTCCCAGTCGGC
The sequence above is drawn from the Kitasatospora sp. NBC_00315 genome and encodes:
- a CDS encoding TIGR03084 family metal-binding protein — encoded protein: MTTTLDGLLADLRAENTELDALVARLDPADWARPTPAEGWTIAHQIAHLAWTDDWAALSAREPEDFTSVVERSFSPGTDPVEEGAAAGAALAPDELLSRWRTGRDQLLAALEAAPSDVRLPWFGPPMKPASLATARLMETWAHGQDVADALGATRAPTARLRHVAHLGVRTMGFAFGLHGLPAPQTPIRVELTGPDGELWAWGPEDAPDRITGPALDFCQLVTQRRHRDDVALVASGPSALAWLPIAQAFAGAPGKGREPGSAPPAAEHQPF
- a CDS encoding LuxR C-terminal-related transcriptional regulator, whose translation is MRWAADTPTRAAGGADTRAAELVRAAVLADLARRVVADCGADVGLVGVPDPGHRSGPAGRRTAGAAGEGPAGMVLRHWAGTRAALLHDLAVPSGSGLGGKALAERAPTWVSDYRAATTISHDHDAAVSAEDLYAMLTVPLLHDGIVHGVVYASLRTVVPFGDVRIRKVTELAATATRALARAAAWTAPAVAGPVLQGVAALTPREHEVLRWVATGRTNPEIAAQLGLTCNTVTGYLKSAMHKLGVRNRVELALIARESGLTD